A window of Triplophysa dalaica isolate WHDGS20190420 chromosome 7, ASM1584641v1, whole genome shotgun sequence contains these coding sequences:
- the LOC130425868 gene encoding uncharacterized protein LOC130425868 isoform X1 codes for MERRTCAPGSDWDSLIKHCRPSEPVRLRPSKPVTDVPVAVVKHVLSSGGPVEPRPAFSPSVWICVGLVMSASLLVLLFWFIIYKHHHRTSHNTAGNEETHTAVSSQQEEDSKLQEVHIAEETCGRSLCNGWAEHSLPLPATELGDSALVTTKTGPAVEV; via the exons atggagaGAAGAACATGTGCTCCTGGTTCTGACTGGGATTCTTTAATCAAACACTGTAGACCCAGTGAACCTGTCCGGCTGAGACCATCAAAGCCCGTCACTG atgTTCCTGTGGccgttgtgaagcacgtgttgAGCAGCGGAGGTCCGGTCGAGCCGCGGCCTGCCTTCAGTCCCAGCGTTTGGATCTGTGTCGGTCTGGTGATGAGCGCCTCACTTCTGGTGCTGCTCTTCTGGTTCATCATCTACAAACATCACCACAGAACCTCACACAACACag CAGGCAACGAGGAAACTCACACCGCAGTGTCTTCACAACAGGAAGAGGACAGTAAACTGCAGGAAGTGCACATCGCTGAGGAAACATGTGGGCGGAGTCTGTGTAATGGATGGGCGGAGCATAGCCTGCCACTTCCGGCCACAGAACTGGGAGATTCTGCTCTGGTTACCACTAAAACTGGACCAGCTGTTGAGGTTTGA
- the LOC130425868 gene encoding tumor necrosis factor receptor superfamily member 17-like isoform X2 has product MERRTCAPGSDWDSLIKHCRPSEPVRLRPSKPVTDVPVAVVKHVLSSGGPVEPRPAFSPSVWICVGLVMSASLLVLLFWFIIYKHHHRTSHNTGNEETHTAVSSQQEEDSKLQEVHIAEETCGRSLCNGWAEHSLPLPATELGDSALVTTKTGPAVEV; this is encoded by the exons atggagaGAAGAACATGTGCTCCTGGTTCTGACTGGGATTCTTTAATCAAACACTGTAGACCCAGTGAACCTGTCCGGCTGAGACCATCAAAGCCCGTCACTG atgTTCCTGTGGccgttgtgaagcacgtgttgAGCAGCGGAGGTCCGGTCGAGCCGCGGCCTGCCTTCAGTCCCAGCGTTTGGATCTGTGTCGGTCTGGTGATGAGCGCCTCACTTCTGGTGCTGCTCTTCTGGTTCATCATCTACAAACATCACCACAGAACCTCACACAACACag GCAACGAGGAAACTCACACCGCAGTGTCTTCACAACAGGAAGAGGACAGTAAACTGCAGGAAGTGCACATCGCTGAGGAAACATGTGGGCGGAGTCTGTGTAATGGATGGGCGGAGCATAGCCTGCCACTTCCGGCCACAGAACTGGGAGATTCTGCTCTGGTTACCACTAAAACTGGACCAGCTGTTGAGGTTTGA